In Maridesulfovibrio sp., a single genomic region encodes these proteins:
- a CDS encoding universal stress protein, which yields MKILVPVDENTYSMYAIRHAAKLAENTWPELVLLAMDKSAGSPDVGASFEESNPKARMLQNYSRDLLKLMGSNAELYVSEEENHGMKALGKNLVGEELSGRKRLHLHLRNAQPVKAVLQEAKEDGSDLIIIGCGQSGCSWDEDPQAPGKIADNADCPVLIIKDEHPVSKVVCCLDHADVTQESLEMINQLVTFHHADLEIVGVLKHDHLKEEVEQQMGKVLDYYLERGVRALVKVVNEDSLESFISTGTRRELMAVWLSPRSPMQRLFSREKVASLVNKTLSSILILR from the coding sequence ATGAAAATACTTGTTCCTGTGGATGAAAACACATACAGCATGTACGCTATCCGGCATGCGGCCAAGCTTGCCGAAAACACCTGGCCGGAACTCGTTCTGCTGGCCATGGACAAGAGCGCCGGTTCCCCGGACGTGGGAGCCTCTTTCGAGGAATCCAACCCGAAAGCACGTATGCTGCAGAATTACAGCAGGGATCTGCTCAAGCTTATGGGGTCCAATGCCGAGTTGTATGTCAGCGAAGAGGAAAACCACGGCATGAAGGCTCTGGGCAAAAACCTTGTCGGGGAAGAGCTTTCCGGCCGCAAAAGGCTGCACCTGCACCTGCGTAACGCCCAGCCGGTCAAGGCCGTGCTTCAGGAAGCAAAGGAGGACGGAAGCGACCTGATAATCATCGGCTGCGGACAGAGCGGATGCAGCTGGGACGAGGACCCGCAGGCTCCGGGAAAAATCGCCGACAATGCGGATTGCCCCGTGCTCATCATCAAGGACGAACATCCTGTTTCCAAGGTCGTCTGCTGTCTGGACCATGCCGATGTGACTCAGGAATCTCTGGAAATGATCAACCAGCTGGTGACATTCCACCATGCCGATCTTGAGATTGTCGGTGTTCTGAAACACGATCATCTCAAGGAGGAAGTCGAGCAGCAGATGGGCAAAGTTCTCGACTATTATCTGGAAAGGGGCGTTCGCGCTCTGGTTAAAGTTGTCAATGAAGACTCGCTTGAGTCTTTCATATCTACCGGAACCCGCAGGGAACTGATGGCTGTATGGCTCAGCCCCCGGTCTCCTATGCAACGTCTTTTCTCCCGCGAGAAAGTTGCATCATTGGTCAATAAGACGTTGTCCTCTATACTTATCCTGAGGTAA
- a CDS encoding universal stress protein produces the protein MQKALIPVEMTLASNIALRYACHKSKIIAAGLQPIHIEEPDNKPHSSQTGWIRRSWEEGLRQAGREQVRNILESEKLEGCIPSRPIVKIGDREDSLLEELRLGNYDLFIEGEISNFNTGEFRNKLRSRLYRKMPCPVLMVKNIVQSDKIVLLVDSRTDLENLVDRFCAFLREGEIDFDLCVYSLDDVSQEVQPEDIMARCKDLLQEHGRTPGRSFALLTAPETAGHSLREYGMLAASVDRRSSRKSPLIEVLARVSCPLLLCWTYSTGR, from the coding sequence ATGCAAAAAGCTTTAATCCCTGTGGAAATGACTCTGGCTTCAAATATCGCCCTGCGGTACGCCTGCCATAAGTCGAAAATCATTGCGGCAGGTCTTCAGCCGATTCACATCGAAGAACCGGACAATAAACCGCATTCCTCTCAGACCGGCTGGATAAGAAGGTCATGGGAAGAAGGTCTGAGACAGGCCGGGCGGGAACAGGTCCGCAACATACTTGAAAGCGAAAAGCTGGAAGGGTGCATACCTTCCCGGCCGATTGTGAAAATCGGAGACCGTGAGGACTCGCTGCTCGAAGAACTGCGTCTGGGAAATTACGACCTGTTCATCGAGGGCGAAATATCGAATTTCAATACCGGGGAATTCCGCAACAAGCTGCGGTCCAGACTGTATCGCAAAATGCCGTGCCCGGTTCTCATGGTCAAGAATATCGTCCAGTCGGACAAGATCGTGCTTCTTGTGGATTCCAGAACCGACCTTGAAAATCTGGTGGACAGGTTCTGCGCATTTCTGCGTGAGGGCGAAATAGATTTCGACCTTTGCGTCTACAGTCTGGATGATGTGAGCCAGGAAGTTCAGCCCGAGGACATCATGGCCCGGTGCAAGGATTTGCTGCAGGAGCATGGCCGTACGCCGGGCAGATCTTTTGCCCTGCTCACCGCGCCGGAAACCGCAGGCCACTCCTTGAGGGAATACGGCATGCTGGCTGCGTCCGTGGACCGCAGGTCCAGCCGCAAATCTCCGCTGATCGAAGTTCTGGCCAGGGTCTCCTGCCCGCTGCTCCTGTGCTGGACTTACTCTACCGGGAGGTAG